The following DNA comes from Rosa rugosa chromosome 5, drRosRugo1.1, whole genome shotgun sequence.
TTCACCTCAATAATTTTGCATTAGAAACACCTTGAATTGGGTTGGCAGTAAATTAGAAATCAAAAGTCATGGAGGTTAAACATAAACGGAGGATcggcaacaaaaaaaaaaatttgtaaagaaaaattaatgaatGGAGTTATGATGAGTAAATTCACTTCAGGTGTATGTATTTTGTATATTAACTACATGGATAAGGTTATGTTAGTAATTTAAGAGAGGTCTAATGAGCAAATTTGttgtttaaaaagaaaaagggagttGTATAAGCATGGGAGGTCTTGAGagaaaatttggaggttccaatataaactcttttcaaactatTTAATATTACACTTGTGATTTGCTAAGTCGATCAATGTTGATCCAAAAGCTAATTTTGACAAAAACTTTCTAATGTGCTACTCATGTGTAAGGATAACTTTATCAtctcaattaaaaaataaatggaaaaaattaaatttaaagtgctatggaaaatgaaattcaaaaaaagaagtgaTGATATatgtaatttcttttttcttttatgaacTTAAATTAGAACTGTCATGTGcgattcttgtttttttttttttttttgaatttcattttttagatatttaatttaaattttttttttttaaaattgagATAACAAACTTGTCATTGCACAAGAACTACACATGAGGGATTTTTTTGTAAAATATAGCATTTTGACCAACATTGATTTATTTCGCAAATTACAAGGATGAAATTAAACATTTTGAAACCACAAGATTAATTTTGAGCATTACTCTAAATCACATGGACTATTTAATTTTCTCATCATGAGAACCATTGTTATAATCTTGGCACATGTGAATTAAATCACCATGGACTACTTTATAAGAAAGTAAAAACTCAGCAAATTAAATGACACTATCCTCATCCTAGCACAAGTTGTGCTGCCTGCCTAAGACACAATCGGGATACGTTGTACGCATAGTTCAGTTTTATTGAGACTCATTATAGTCATCGATCCACCAAGAAATTTGCTGATAGAAACCACTCCAAACAAGTCATTCTCCCAGGATTCCAAATGCAAATCCTTGAAACATAGAACCCCATTTAACATGGTCCATAGGCGGGCCCAATACCAAATAGCATGAGTACCTGAATGCTTGGGTAACCTAACTGCTATAGGTGACTATAATAGGCTAGGCCACCGCAGTCCTAAATAATACCATCAGTCTATGTTTGACCAAGAAAGCGCCACCCTTTGTCATGGTGGTTGCAGTGAGTCACCACTATCCAACCCCAATGATTCAACTCACACTCACCGCCACTTGAGAGCCATTGATCGCCACCTCAGGCACCATAAGTTGATGTCTACCAGTACCGAGGGTGATCCATACTAGATATAACTATTGGTCTAAACTAGGGGCAGATCCAACCACGGGCTGGGTAGGGCTCAAGCCCCACATGGCTTtttgagccaaaaaaaaaaaaaaatcaggtatataattttttttttttttgactagtTCTCTCGTTTCAAGCCCCATTGCCGAACTCAATCCGATCCTTAAAGCACTCCTGACTCGGCAACCTGCAAGAGTGTAAGGCTGGAACCAGCAAGTCAGCAACCCATCTTCGGACTCAGTGCTCTGCCTCCAGGCTCCAGCCTTTCAAGCCCCACTGGTCACCGCCAAACTCAGGGTTGGAGAGTCTATCCAGCAACCCGTCTCTGCTTCTGCTGCTCTTCGGTCTCCAAGCTCTGCCTCCAGGTATCTCACTATCTCactatctctctccctctccgtcttcttctcctcctcggCGACGGCTCCTCGCCTCCTCTAGtcctcctctcctcttcttctcttctgaaGTTCTGGGCTTCTGGCCTTCTGGGTTTCtgaattctaaatttctaatctgTAATTTACAGTTTGATTAATCGATTTCCATTTGATGATTTGATCTTGTGACTTGTTGGTTTTTAACTAAGGTAATGTCGTAATGGTATAGTTGAATTGTTGAAATGGGTTCGATTTCGGATTTCCAGTTGATCTTGATGGTATAATTGCTAACAGTCAAAATGATACAAATATATAATTGATTTTTATGAGCTTATGAGCTTACTGATTAAGTGATTAATTGGTTGAAATGGTCATTTGATAGTTCAATTTCCTTTTGATCTtgatgttgaattgttgattacttgattttaaTTAGGGTAATGATACTGATTGGGAAGTTAGAAATTGGTTTGGTAAATTGATTTTCATTTAATattgatttcttcttcaaatGCAAATTCATGATTGACAGGTTGTATCAGTAAGAGTGTTGCACTCGGTCAGTGAGGTTAGTGAGGAGAAGGCCTCAGAACTCATAAGCAAAGGTAATACGCTAATACCGTCATTAAATATTTAAATCTTGTTATTTTGATAAATGTATTGGCATAATGGCATTGCTCTCATATATCTAATATAAgttaatttattaatttatagGTGTTACACTAAAATTTCAAATCATGAGCCGAAACCaaagcaataaaaaaaattgctacATGGTTTCAAAGAACTAATATTTCATCTTCATGCTCAAATGTGATTTCTAATCCTTCCATATCCTCTCCAAATTTTGATGATCAACCGCAACCTTCAGAGTCTCCAGTGGTCAATTCTCAACCTTTAGAGCCACCAAATAATATCAATGCTCTTGAACGTGATCTTGGATTACGTTGTCCCATATGGAAATCTTCAGTGAATGAGCGTGATAGTGTTCGAAAAGCCTATATTTTGTTGGGTCCATTTCAGCCTGAGTTATCGTTTTCATTCACAAATCATGAGGGTCAAAAATGTAAATTTTAGTCTTCTTGGTTCAAGGATAATCCATGGCTTGAATATTCAATTGCTCTTGATAAAGCATATTGCTTCCCTTGTTTCCTTTTTGACACTGAAGATTCTCACCATCACGCATTCACTATTGATGGGTTTAAAACTTGGAAGAGGGTTTGCATGGGTGATAATATGTTGACGAAGCATGCAGGAGGTCCTAACTCTCCACATCCTGCTGCAATGCATGGATGAGATTTATTGAGAAACCCAACCAAACAAATTGAAACAATTCTTGAGTCAAGGTCATTGAAAGATGTGGAAGACAATCGGTTGAGGCTTAAGGCTTCAATAGAGAGTGTTAGATTGCTTGCTAATCAAGGAGCTCCTTTTAGAGGCCATGATGATATGAAAGTTTCTTGAACGCCGGATATTTTAGGGAAGTTATAAAATCTTTTTAAAGATTGAGTGTGGAGGTTGAGAGAGTTGTCTTGGGAAATGCTCCTGAAAATGTCAAGTATATATTAGTCCATCAATTCAAAAGCAAATTCTAAATATTCTTGGTAATAAAGTGAGGAGCAAGATACATGAAGAATTTCGGGATTCCAAATATTGTATTCTTATTGATGAAGCTTTAGACACATCTGGTAAGGAACAAATGGCCATTATTCTGAGATTTGTTGATTGTCAAGGTATGATACGAGAACGATTTTTTAAAAATTGTAAGTGTTCCTAACACTACCTCACAAACTCTTAAAAATGAGATCACCAAAGTACTTACTATGTACAATCTTCAAGTGAGAAATATGCGTGGTCAAGGGTATGATGGTGCTTCTTATATGAGAGGTATTTATAATGGGTTACAAGCATTGTTTCTTGAAGAGTGTCCTTATGCATAATTTGTGCATTGTTTTGCTCACCGCTTGTAGTTGACATTGAATGCTACAGCTCAGGGGGTGCATGATATTTGGCAATTCTTTTCAATATTGAGTTTAATTGTGAATTTTGTTGATTCTTCTGCTAAGCGTCACTCTGCATTAAAAGCTGCAAGAATTGAAGAAATTACAAATTTGGTAGCTTCTGGCTAGCTTCAAATAGGTACTGGTGCTAATCAAATTTGTACTTTGCAACGAGCTGGTGCTACTCATTGGAGCTCACATTTTCGTTCTATTAAGAGTTTAATTGAACTGTTTAGTTCAACAAAAAACACTCTTAATGACATGATTGACCAAGCACCCTTGGAATTGCAAGGACAAGTTAAGGCTGTTCTTAAAGTTATGAggtcttttgattttgtgttctATTTGCTTCTAATGCACAAAGTAATGAAAATTACTGAAGTTCTTTGTCAAACATTGCAGCGGAAATCACTTGACTTTGTACATGCTATGAACTTTGTTGGACTTACAAAGTCAATTCTTCAGGAGATGAGAGAAAAAGGCTGGGATGATTTGGTAAGAGATGTGGAATCTTTTTGTGAAAAGCATGATATTGATATGCTTGATATGAATGCTTGTTATAAGGATAGTACATGTCGTTGTTGCCAACAAAGAAATTTCATTACAGTTGAGCATCATTACCATATGGATGTATTTAATGCTTTAGTTGATTTTCAATTGAGTGAGTTGAATAGAAGATTATCAGACCAAGCATTAGAACTCCTTATACTTAGTTCAACCTTGGATCCTCGTGATAACTTCAGGAATTTTAAAACTGAAGTTGTTTGCAATCTTGCAAAGAAGTTTTATCCCGAAGATTATGATGATGGTGAAATGTTTGCTTTAGAATTAGAGTGTGCATATTATGAAAAAGATATACGTAGTGATCCAAAATTCCAGAATTTGGAATCCATTTCTGATCTGTGCCTGACCTTGGTTAACCAAGGAAATCAGAATTTTTCCCTATGCTTCATACATtgatttgtctaattttgactatTCCTGTTTCTACGGCAACCACTAAAAGAGCATTTTTAGCTATGAACATTGTTAAGAATAAACTTAGAAGCAAGATGGAGGATGAGTTTCTTGATGATTGTATGGTCCTTCACATTGAGAAAGAGTATGCTGAATCTATTGACAATGAGTCGTTGATTAAAGAGTTTGAAGCTTCATGTACTCGTAGAGTTAGTTTTAGTTAGTTTATGCTCTTGTATTATATTGCATTGCACGTTTAATTTATTGTTGAGTTTGtcctttaattttgtatatGCATGTGAGGAGTAAGGCTCATTATGTCCCTCCCTGACTAGGTGTatcttttttttcaattaataaaattCTTTCCCACCGTCGAGATTCTCTACTATTATTTTCTTCACTTTGTTAAGAAGTCCAAACTTGACCGAATTTGGAATTTTGGATCCGCCCCTGGTCTAAACCACCACAATATCGATATGGGATTATGGGGTTCACCCTCAGTACTGGTCTCCCACAAGCTAACAAACTTTAAGTCTTCCTTTGCGCGGCCACAAGCCACCGATAACATCTGCTCCTCGACCCTCTTCATCAGACGCGAAACCAATCATAATGTGGATCCACCAGAAGGGCTAGCCCACGAACAAAGTCATTGATAGTAGTAAACCTAAGCGGAGCAATGGACTCGTTCATGAACACTGAGTCACTGATCACTAAACTTTGACTGAAGAACCCTTGGCCGACGCTAGACTCAACCCCAGACAATGTTGCTGAACACCCAAGCCTTGAGGGGTAGGGTTAGGAGGTGAGTTTTATATTTTCTAGCAATTTTTCTAGGTTGGTGAAATGATTTGTGCATGTGCAAGTTGGGGTTTGTATACGGGAATACCACAAAGGCAACAGATCGAAAGTGATGACGTAGAAAATGACACTGTTAAAACCATTGTCAGGATGTCTTTCCCCATTGTTAGGGCACTCCTCCTTTGACGGTTTCTCGTGGACTAACTCTGTTCCGAGAGTCAAAGGCTTTATTGTTTGATGTTGTAAACAATAGATGCTTATGTCTTAAATTATAGTCtcttcatataaaaaaaaaaaaaaaaaaaaaaaaaaatctttttgagACTTCTTGCAGTTAGTCATGAACAAGAAGTTAGTTGGTCGATTGAGTTTGTTAAGTTTCAGCTTCAGCTTCTTAATCTTCTTAAACTTCATGGCCATATGCATTAACAGACATCATATGTGagagacaagctagtgtactggtgggtatgagatactctcatttacaactatttgaacaaaaatttacaagtatttgaaccaaaattacaacattgagaacaaaagttaccatattcatttacattatttacatatagttaaacaaaaattacaacattgacaacgaatttgttcaaaagcttgtaaaaatgtcgtaagaggtgtaattaccattattagaactaagattacaacattgacaacaaatttgttcaaaaacttgtaaaatgtcgtaagaggtgtaattaccattattagaactaagattacacaaagtattactcaaattacaactttgacaacaaaatttgttctcacttttgtaaatgtgggtatgagatacccaccagtacactagaATTTCTCTCATATGTGAATTGATAAATAATCCTAAAACAATTTTTTACGTAACTAGCTAATATTATGTGAACACATAAGTCATTGGGTTCATTATAGTGTTCTGTGGATTTGGATGATGAGAATTTCTACTAACTGGATAGTTTATTGATTTATAGGTGTGACTGTGGGTTGatgagtttggattttgaaCGCTGTATGACTATATGAGAATGCATAAACATGTCGCCTAGTGTATTCGTGAATAAATAGAATAAAAGTTGAAATTGTAACGTGCAAGTAAATCTTCAACTTCTAGTCTAATAAATCCATGTATGAATATAGAAAGAAAATGCATGAGAATTAAAAGAAACTCTATTGATAGAGTTTTATTAAAACAATCAACAGAACTGAAAGAGGAATTCCTAAACTCTTTCAGATGTGACTCCTAAGTCCTTCAAGCATGCCCTTTGGGTGCCTCCATATCCCATTCATCCATGAATCTCTTCCAGAACCAGTGCTTCTTCCACACTCGGTCATTCATCTCTTCAATAGGGACATTCTTGGTCTCAGGAATTAAGAAGACTGTAAAGAGTGTCATGACAAGGACCCAGgctgagaagaaaaagaatatgcCGGACTTCATTTTGCAAAGCATTGAGAGGAAAGCCTGTGCTATAATAAATGTGAACAGCATGTTGGTAAAAACAGCAATACTTTGCCCTGCAGAGCGAGCCTCAAGGGCAAATGTCTCACTTGGGATCAACCACCCTAGAGGTCCCCAAGACCATGCAAAGGATGCCACAAAACTGCAGATCAAAATTACCACAAGAATTCCCAAGCCATGTCCGAGGGTGTTGGTTGTATCCTTAACTTTCAGTCCCATCACCACTGCAACGCCCATTTGTGAAAGGAACATTTGGACACCAGCTTCTAGCAAAAGCATGCGGCGACCAGCTTTGTCCACAATGACAATTGATACAACAGTTGACAGGACATTGACAAGTCCTGTTATGACAGCTGAATAGAGAGATGCATCACTCTTAAATCCCAAGGTCTGGAACAAGACTGGTGCATAAAACATGATTGCATTAATGCCAGTGAATTGTTGGAAAACCTGTTACATATGCATGCATATTAGAATTCTCCAATTGACAATCAGAATCATTGTTTtttgtgtgcgtgtgtgtgacAGGTTACCCAAGGGATTAAAATTTGAAATGATAAGTCATGACCTGCATCATTATTCCAATGATCAAAGAAGGCTGGTTCCTACGCTTAAGAAGATTTCTGAAGGGATTCTTCACTTCTGCAGCCACACGACTTGCCTCAACAATCTCCAGGTATTCTGGATCGACATTGTCAATACCTCGGATCCTTTTAAGAACTGCTTTTCCTGCCTCCAACTGACCTCGTTGGATCAAACTATTCGGAGTGTCTACCACAATAAGAGACCCCACAGTTAGCATAAATGCTGGAACGCCAGCCAAACCTAGTGATATTCTCCATCCCGTTCCGTCAGTTAGTCTGCATATATGGTATCACAAAGCATTTTAGATACTGGTTTACATGTGAATTTGAGAACTGATAAATTCAAATGCAAACACCAAAATagataataaattaaaaaaattgtcGAGGAATGTTAAACAAACCAAAAATTCCTGCTCGtaagctttttttttcttttctttttttttttaaaaaaaaacaacttaagAAGATCTAGGCTTACTTGGAAGTTCCGTAATTGATAAGGTTTGCAACCAGAATGCCAATAGTAATATTGAGCTGGAAGAGTATGTTAAGTGCCCCCCGAATTCTTGTGGGTGCGACCTCGGATAGGAAAAGTGGAATCGCCTATTATACATAGGAAATTGAGCGAATTAATTAACTGGGCTTAAaactaagaagaaaaaaaatgaaattaacacTGTAGTAAAGACATGGTTAATTAGGACACCTGGTTAGCAAATCCAACTCCACAACCAAGTAAGATCCTCCCAATAATGAGCATCGCAAGGTTATGAGCTGCAGCATTAAAAACTGTTCCCACACAAAAGAAAATCCCAGCAATCAACATGGTCATCTTTCGACCTAGCATTTTGGTTGAGTACGATGCAACAAAAGTTGCCATTAAAGCAGCGAGGTACAACGAAGATGTGAACAGTTGTAGCCCTTGATTATCGTATTTGCAGTAATTGCTATCAAGTCCTGGATTTTGTTGCTTCTGATATACAACTGGGAAGAATTTCTTTAGAAAATCGGGCATTGATGTGACACCGCCTGTAAGTGCAGCCAATCGAATTAGTTCATTGCGTACAAAAATCATGTAGAGAAAATATCATAGCTACCATGAGCGCTTACGCATACCTGAAATACCAATATCGTAACCAAACATGAGTCCTCCACTAGCTGCCATTATGCAAGAAATGATCACAAGAGGCGTGATCTTGGCTTCAAAATCTCCACCTCCCGTTGACACCCCAAATCCTCCGGCCATGATTTCTACTTCCTATCAACTTGGGTATGCTTTATTCCCTGAACTGTAATAATATACAATTTGGTACAAGGAAACGGAGAGAGCTCCTGACTCGTTGAATGACAGAAGTGGGATTTATATAACACACAATCTCAGGGTTGTCCAGAGAGTTATTGACGTAGAAGATGgatgacttggtcagtgacatggtgaGGATTCTCCCAAATGGCATAGTCTATGGTTGATATTCATTCTTGATCCTTGGTTTCTTGCAGGGCAGTTGATCAGGTCATTAAGCATAATGCTAGGACCATATTAATTTTCTTACCATATTATGTGGTAGTTAACGGGTAAATTACAGCATGGTATTGAGTAATGGATGTAATAAAAACAATCTCAGAGAAGCATGGCGATAGGATAGCTAGGAATTATTATGTTAACGTGTGGAGAGGATTGTATGGTTTAATGTCAAGGACGTCAACCCTAGCCTTCCAGTAATGTCATTGATATTTAATCCACTTGTTGAAAATTAGAAAccctaggaaaaaaaaaaaaagtagtttgGCCTAAAATGTTTACTCCACCATTTTCCATgagatatatattcttttttcgatcgtttttttttcctggtGATATCCTTGAGCCTTGAAGTAATGTTTATATAACCATCATCAATTTGATAGAAGATCTCTCATGTACACAAATAAAGACATAGCAAAAAAGTTATTATAATGGAAAAGAATTATAATTTTGGTACATGACACTCTAAATTCTCGTTACTATTTCAATAaacttatcagacgacagagctcaAACCACAAATAgttgttttctgttgtctgaataatttTAACAACAGAATGAAAaaattatgttgtctgaatatagtgATATACCATGGTAAATCAGTTTTCTAAAAAATGTTCTGTTTCAAACAACAGATATTTTTGTTATGCATTAAACTGAGATTGATTTAGTTttggttgtttaggttttttttttttttttttttttttgagaggaaCTGACTGTTTGAAAAAGGTTctgtttcagacaacagatttttgttgtGTATTAAACTGAGATTGATTTAGTgaccggccaccggaatccAAGCccggttttattgccccccaataaactttttattaccCTCAATAATACCAATAAATTtgttattgcctcccaataaactttattgcctcctaataaactttttattaccccccccccccccaataaactttattgccacctaataaactttttatatttttattgggggttaataaaagtctccggctACCTCTTTGCGAACTTCCGGACCGGTGACGGGCGTcctattttattgccccccaataaactttttattgcccccaataatactcaacaaacattttattgcccccaataaactttataaaaatttattggggtaataaaagtctccgacggctggtgaccggattccgacgaccggtgacaggagtccggcaaggtctccaatgaatttttaattatttaaagggTAAACTTATCTTTTTATATTTAAATTGGATAAGTGGGCATACATatcttttagtggagtaagtggtcATTTATTTGGCCTAAATTAGGTAAATGGTCaagaacccttttttttttttttttttgttcctttcaacttcgtttttttttttttggcacaacGTAAAGACCTAGTCGTCTAACACTCATGAAATTTTGTCCCGAAAAATTTATCAAACTGATCGAAACCCAAAACCCGACACTCAGCTCGCTCTCGCTCTcgatcttctctcttcttcactgCACACAACAGAACTTCTTTTCTTGAGTCTCAAACCAAAATCATCGAACTGAAATTCCAGGTCCTAATCCAACATCAATCTCTTCTAATCCAGCATCGAACTGAAAACCCAGACTAATCTCACCATCTCGCCTCGAAAACTAGAAAACCTCATTGCAGCCAAAGCCCATACAACCAAAGCATCTCAGTCTCAATCCATATCGTGTTGCTCAGTCTCAATCTGCATCGTGTTTGTGTCAACACTGACCTCTTTAAACCCAGACCTCCTCAAAACCTCCAACCCAGTCTCGGCGACGACCTCGTTGTGTATACTAAAGTTTGCTTTGTTGATTCATGAGTTGAGAAAGAAGTCTCAGAATATTATTCTTTGCTCTCAAGTTCGACGTCTATTATCAGAGCTTAAGAAATTTACTCTTCTTTGGGTTCGAAGTCGGCAAGGAGAAGATTCAAAAAGCTGTGGAAGCTAACTATATTCTTCTTCAGTTCTGGGTAAGTTCTTTATTAGTCAGAGAGGTTAATTTGGATCTAGGTACTGGTGGTTGATCAATTTTGTTATAGGGTCGAGATTGGAAAAGACAAAGAATAGAAAGGAAGCCAAAAATAAGATAAAAGAAAACTTTGGACTTGTGTGGAGATCAAAGCAAGGCCAAGGAGTTGAGTCAATTTTGCTGTACTTGCCGATTACCTCTGAGTTCGTCAAATCAAGGTAACCACGTGGGTCTTCTTTGGAAGGGTTTATTCTTCATGAATTGTGGTTGTTATATATGGTGTTTGCTACTCTGATTTGCATGTTTAAATTGAAACCCAAACACACGTTGAATATTGTTTTGAGAATTGATTGTTACTTAAGGTTTGATGTTGGTTGTGTTAAGTGTATACCTGGGAAGCAAGAATGACTGTTTTGATTTGGTTCTATGGAATGGGAATACAGGTGTGTACAGGAGGTTTGGAATATGTGGGTTTGATGATTAATGTAAAAGGCTTAGCATAATTATTTTCCTTTAATTGTTAAGTTGAAGTCTTCGTTTGCctccgaggaactaatatcgcctaatcccttattcaaaaaaaaaaaaaaaagttgaagtcATTGGAAAGATTTATGTTGAGATAGAATTCAAACTTGGTCTATTGAAGTTGACGTGCTAGTCAtctagaaattttttttgtttttttttttttttaattcaataaCTGATAGCAGAATAATAAGACTAGAACAAATATCCTCTGAATAAAAAGCCAAACTGTCTAAAACAGCAATAAAAATTACGTTCCCCTTACAATGGTCTAACATTACTTCACCAAATATCCACTGCAAGACAACTACAGTTCAAAATTAGAAATCTCCATAAGCTTGACGACTAGCTCACTTCTTTTTCTCGGTGGCGCCACCACCAGACCTTATCTTGCTAAGAACATTGGACatctcctctctcttcttcttggcCCTCTTGTGGGTACCCGACTTCCTCTTGGCGACCTTAAGAGCACGCTTGTCCTTACCGACCTTCAAGAGCTCAGTGATCCTCTTCTCATGTGGAGCAAACCCAGCAACTTCCCTGATCAGGTTCCTCACAAAGTGGACCCTCTTGCTCGTTTTCCCTTTTCTGTCAGAAGGGCGAGGAGCCAATTCACGCTTGGTGGTGACGTGTCCCTTGTTCAATCTGACGAAGAGCCCAGTCTTGGGCTGTGCCGGAGCCATTTCCTTTTGATTCTGCTGCTAGATCTTCAGAGAGGGCGCTCCTCAAGCAGGGGCCATTTCCTTTTCTGCTGCATGGTTGCTGATGAACTATAGGTGTGTTCCATATATGTGGTTGCTGCGTGGTCACATATATTTGCATGGTTACTGCATGTCCTTCTTCTTTCCATCAGTTTGTCACTATTGCTTACtgctcactttgagtactttacttcattttgttctcaaagaggttttggttcttgtcaccctctctctttttgtaatttcttttcttttattaataacataaaatagagggatgggcggtgggttcccggttgcGATTGCCCCATTTCTTTCGAGATTGTGGGTGGGTGCCAGTCACCCCAAATCGGCTATCGCAGAGGAATTAATATGgtctaatcctctatttaattttttttttttttaaagaaaaagaaagaaggacaAATCTTGTTTACACAGAAAAGGATATTGATGAAGTTCGGGCTGAATGGGCGAAACATGTTATCAAGTTTCCAGATGTATAGCCCGCACAAA
Coding sequences within:
- the LOC133710213 gene encoding large ribosomal subunit protein eL36y-like gives rise to the protein MAPAQPKTGLFVRLNKGHVTTKRELAPRPSDRKGKTSKRVHFVRNLIREVAGFAPHEKRITELLKVGKDKRALKVAKRKSGTHKRAKKKREEMSNVLSKIRSGGGATEKKK
- the LOC133707935 gene encoding sugar transport protein MST4-like, which produces MAGGFGVSTGGGDFEAKITPLVIISCIMAASGGLMFGYDIGISGGVTSMPDFLKKFFPVVYQKQQNPGLDSNYCKYDNQGLQLFTSSLYLAALMATFVASYSTKMLGRKMTMLIAGIFFCVGTVFNAAAHNLAMLIIGRILLGCGVGFANQAIPLFLSEVAPTRIRGALNILFQLNITIGILVANLINYGTSKLTDGTGWRISLGLAGVPAFMLTVGSLIVVDTPNSLIQRGQLEAGKAVLKRIRGIDNVDPEYLEIVEASRVAAEVKNPFRNLLKRRNQPSLIIGIMMQVFQQFTGINAIMFYAPVLFQTLGFKSDASLYSAVITGLVNVLSTVVSIVIVDKAGRRMLLLEAGVQMFLSQMGVAVVMGLKVKDTTNTLGHGLGILVVILICSFVASFAWSWGPLGWLIPSETFALEARSAGQSIAVFTNMLFTFIIAQAFLSMLCKMKSGIFFFFSAWVLVMTLFTVFLIPETKNVPIEEMNDRVWKKHWFWKRFMDEWDMEAPKGHA
- the LOC133711362 gene encoding uncharacterized protein LOC133711362, encoding MIDQAPLELQGQVKAVLKVMRSFDFVFYLLLMHKVMKITEVLCQTLQRKSLDFVHAMNFVGLTKSILQEMREKGWDDLVRDVESFCEKHDIDMLDMNACYKDSTCRCCQQRNFITVEHHYHMDVFNALVDFQLSELNRRLSDQALELLILSSTLDPRDNFRNFKTEVVCNLAKKFYPEDYDDGEMFALELECAYYEKDIRSDPKFQNLESISDLCLTLNKLRSKMEDEFLDDCMVLHIEKEYAESIDNESLIKEFEASCTRRVSFS